A single region of the Triticum dicoccoides isolate Atlit2015 ecotype Zavitan chromosome 2B, WEW_v2.0, whole genome shotgun sequence genome encodes:
- the LOC119363514 gene encoding dof zinc finger protein DOF5.8-like, whose translation MAGAGGGAAAAAAAAVQPAAAAGAGRSSSSSAGGGGTGGAVADPRAEALRCPRCDSANTKFCYYNNYSLSQPRHFCKACKRYWTRGGTLRNVPVGGGCRKNKRSRSSNGSGGRPGSCAVVASTNAAAGGITSSTSMSLPPPGSLSSALGLHGHGSSSLASLLLGSGASGGDHLGLFHAMQSVVSDATAYEMHQQHQTQVDQLLGLGYGAGDANGSQIHIKPWQQHLQDGAGGLFDGFYAPLLSGSIVPGLEELHVKAEATAGEHHHHHHQKKATDGDQQSWDQHPTSSSNVEANIMASDALMAAAAAASMNPAVSNAATAPTSSPLMYWGNGNIGGSPAAWPDMANCGSSIATFF comes from the coding sequence ATGGCTGGCGCGGGCGGGGGGgctgctgcggctgcggctgcggcggtGCAGCCAGCCGCCGCTGCTGGCGCGGGGAGGAGCAGCTCTTCGTCGGCCGGAGGCGGTGGCACTGGCGGTGCCGTGGCGGACCCGCGGGCGGAGGCGCTGCGTTGCCCACGCTGCGACTCGGCCAACACCAAGTTCTGCTACTACAACAACTACTCGCTGTCGCAGCCGCGCCACTTCTGCAAGGCCTGCAAGCGCTACTGGACGCGCGGGGGCACGCTCCGCAACGTCCCCGTCGGCGGAGGCTGCCGCAAGAACAAGCGCTCCAGGAGCAGCAACGgatcagggggccggccgggctccTGCGCCGTCGTCGCCTCCACCAACGCCGCTGCCGGCGGCATCACGTCGTCTACCTCCATGTCGCTCCCGCCGCCGGGCTCCCTCTCCTCGGCGCTGGGCCTCCACGGACACGGGAGCAGCTCCCTGGCCTCGCTCCTGCTCGGGAGCGGCGCCTCAGGCGGCGACCACCTCGGCCTCTTCCACGCCATGCAGTCGGTCGTCTCGGACGCCACCGCCTACGAGATGCACCAGCAGCACCAGACCCAGGTGGATCAGCTGCTGGGGCTCGGCTACGGCGCCGGCGACGCCAACGGCTCGCAGATCCACATAAAGCCCTGGCAGCAGCACCTTCAAGACGGAGCTGGCGGTCTCTTTGACGGCTTCTACGCGCCGCTGCTGTCCGGCTCCATCGTCCCGGGACTGGAGGAGCTGCATGTGAAAGCCGAGGCCACCGCCggcgagcaccaccaccaccaccaccagaagaaggCGACCGATGGGGATCAGCAGAGCTGGGATCAACATCCGACGTCGTCGTCTAACGTCGAGGCTAACATCATGGCCTCGGACGCgctcatggccgccgccgccgcggcgtccATGAACCCGGCGGTCAGCAACGCTGCCACGGCGCCGACGTCCTCCCCTCTCATGTACTGGGGCAACGGGAACATCGGCGGCTCGCCTGCAGCGTGGCCAGATATGGCCAACTGCGGATCCTCCATTGCAACCTTCTTCTAG